In a genomic window of Desulfovibrio sp. JC022:
- a CDS encoding type II toxin-antitoxin system RelE/ParE family toxin — protein MFRIVRSQEARQDLIDIYKYIAVDDPDAANRILDRINERVNLLAKHPLLGPAREDIRPGLRYLTVGNYIALYKVESKRIVVVRVLHGKRELEGLFTAITPR, from the coding sequence ATGTTCAGAATAGTTAGGTCTCAGGAAGCTCGGCAGGATTTAATCGATATCTATAAATATATCGCAGTAGATGACCCAGATGCTGCAAATCGCATCTTGGACCGTATCAATGAGCGCGTGAACCTGCTTGCAAAACATCCGTTACTCGGTCCTGCGCGTGAAGATATCCGGCCGGGCTTACGATATCTGACCGTGGGAAATTATATTGCTCTTTACAAGGTCGAGTCAAAGCGAATAGTTGTTGTGCGTGTCCTTCACGGTAAGCGTGAGCTGGAAGGCCTTTTCACCGCAATCACTCCTCGGTAG
- a CDS encoding type II toxin-antitoxin system ParD family antitoxin: MEKISISLTDSQAELISDAVSSGDYASSSEVIREALREWKARRLVGQFWDEGIASGIADPHETIEDIKAEALRQLCSE, from the coding sequence ATGGAAAAAATAAGTATCTCTCTCACTGATTCGCAAGCCGAACTCATCAGTGATGCCGTAAGTTCTGGTGATTATGCATCTTCCAGCGAAGTTATTCGTGAAGCATTGCGGGAATGGAAAGCCCGCAGGCTCGTCGGTCAATTTTGGGATGAAGGAATTGCAAGTGGCATAGCTGACCCTCATGAAACAATTGAGGACATCAAAGCTGAAGCTCTTCGCCAGCTATGTTCAGAATAG